Part of the Sphingomonas morindae genome, GTGCACGGCCATCTGGTCGCCGTCGAAATCGGCGTTGAAGGCCGAGCAGACCAGCGGGTGAAGCTGGATCGCCTTGCCCTCGATCAGCACCGGCTCGAAGGCCTGGATGCCGAGGCGGTGGAGCGTCGGCGCGCGGTTCAGCAGCACCGGATGTTCGCGGATCACCTCGTCGAGGATGTCCCAGACTTCCTTGCGCTCCTTCTCGACCCACTTCTTCGCCTGCTTGAGGGTCATGGACAGACCCTTGGCATCGAGACGGGCGTAGATGAACGGCTTGAACAGCTCGAGCGCCATCTTCTTGGGCAGGCCGCACTGGTGCAGCTTGAGTTCCGGACCGGTCACGATCACCGAACGGCCCGAATAGTCGACGCGCTTGCCGAGCAGGTTCTGACGGAACCGGCCCTGCTTGCCCTTGAGCATGTCGGACAGCGACTTGAGCGGACGCTTGTTGGCGCCCGTGATGGTGCGGCCGCGGCGGCCATTGTCGAACAGCGCGTCGACGGCTTCCTGCAGCATGCGCTTCTCGTTGCGGACGATGATGTCCGGCGCGCGCAGCTCCATCAGCCGCTTCAACCGGTTGTTACGGTTGATCACGCGGCGGTAGAGATCGTTCAGGTCCGAAGTCGCGAAGCGGCCGCCGTCCAGCGGCACCAGCGGGCGCAGCTCGGGCGGGATCACCGGCACCACGTCGAGGATCATCCATTCCGGGCGGTTGCCCGAATCGATGAAGCTCTCGACGACCTTGAGCCGCTTGATGATCTTCTTGGGCTTCAGCTCGGACTTGGTCTCGGCCAGTTCCTTCAGCAGCTCGTCGCGCTCGCCCTCGAGATCGAGGTCCATGAGCATCTGCTTCACCGCCTCGGCGCCGATCCCGGCCGAGAAGGCGTCCTCGCCATATTCGTCCTGCGCGGTGAGCAGCTCGTCCTCGGTGAGGAGCTGATATTTCTCGAGCGGGGTCAGGCCCGGCTCGATCACCACATAGGCCTCGAAATAGAGGATGCGCTCCAGCTGCTTGAGCTGCATGTCGAGGAGCAGGCCGATGCGGCTCGGCAGGCTCTTCAGGAACCAGATATGGGCAACCGGCGCGGCCAGCTCGATATGGCCCATGCGCTCGCGGCGGACCTTGGAAACGGTCACCTCCACGCCGCACTTCTCGCAGACGATGCCCTTGTACTTCATCCGCTTGTACTTGCCGCACAGGCACTCGTAATCCTTGATCGGACCGAAGATGCGCGCGCAGAACAGGCCGTCACGCTCGGGCTTGAACGTGCGGTAGTTGATCGTCTCCGGCTTCTTGATCTCGCCGAACGACCAGGAGCGGATGCGCTCCGGGCTGGCGATGCCGATCTTGATCTGATCGAACGTCTCCGGCTTCGCGAGCGGATTGGCGAAATTGGTCATCTCGTTCATGTCAAAATCCCTCTGGGGGTCGGTCTCGGGCGCGGGCGCGGGGGGCGCCGGCCGCCATCAGGCGGCGCGGCGCCCCGCACGGCTCATTCCGCGGCCTGGGCCAGCCCGCTCTCGTCCTCGTCGTTCAGCAGTTCGACATTGAGGCCGAGGCTCCGCATTTCCTTCACGAGCACGTTGAAGCTCTCGGGGATGCCGGCCTCGAACGTGTCGTCGCCCTTGACGATCGCCTCATAGACCTTGGTCCGGCCGACCACGTCGTCCGACTTCACCGTCAGCATCTCCTGCAGCGTGTAGGCGGCGCCATAGGCCTGGAGCGCCCACACCTCCATCTCGCCGAAGCGCTGGCCGCCGAACTGCGCCTTGCCGCCCAGCGGCTGCTGGGTGACGAGGCTGTACGGCCCGATCGAACGCGCGTGGATCTTGTCGTCCACCAGGTGGTGCAGCTTGAGCATGTAGATATAGCCCACCGTCACCTTGCGATCGAAGGCATCGCCGGTGCGGCCGTCGAACAGCTCCACCTGGCCGCTCTCGTCGAGCCCGGCCTTGCGCAGCATCGCCGCCACATCCGCCTCGCGGGCGCCGTCGAACACCGGCGTCGCCATCGGCACGCCATTCTTCAGCAGCTGCGCCATCTCGACGATCTGATCGGGGCTGCGGGCCTCGATCTCGGCGTGATATTGCTCGCCATAGGCGTCCTTCAGCCGCTCGATCACCGGGGTCGGCGCGGTGCCGCCCGTGGCGTCGGGATTGGCCTCGCGCCACGTCTCCAGCGCCTCGGTGATCTGCTTGCCCAGGCCACGCGCGGCCCAGCCCAGATGCGTCTCGAAGATCTGGCCGACATTCATGCGGCTCGGCACGCCGAGCGGGTTGAGCACGATGTCCACGGGCGTGCCGTCGGCGAGGAAGGGCATGTCCTCGGCCGGAAGGATCCGGCTGATGACGCCTTTATTGCCGTGGCGGCCGGCCATCTTGTCGCCGGGCTGGAGCTTGCGCTTCACCGCGACGAACACCTTGACCATCTTGAGCACGCCGGGCGGCAGCTCGTCGCCGCGCTGCAGCTTCTCGACGCGATCCTCGTACCGCTTCTGGAGAACGGTCACGGCCTCGTCATACTGGGTCTTGATCGCCTCGAGATCGGCCTGCACCGCATCGTCGGCCACCGCGAACTTCCACCAGTCGCGCTTCTCGACCTCGAGCAGCATCTCGTTGGTGATCTCGGCGCCCTTGCGGATGCCCTTCGGCCCCGCCGCGACGATCTGCCCCGCCAGCATCGGCTGCAGGCGCGAGAAGGTGGCGCGGTTGAGGATGGCGCGCTCGTCCTCGCGGTCCTTGGCGAGGCGATCGATCTCCTCGCGCTCGATCGCGAGCGCACGCTCGTCCTTGTCGACGCCGTGGCGATTGAACACGCGCACGTCCACCACCGTGCCGGACACGCCCGGCGGCAGCCGCAGCGAGGTGTCGCGCACGTCGCTCGCCTTTTCGCCGAAGATGGCGCGGAGCAGCTTCTCCTCCGGCGTCATCGGCGATTCGCCCTTGGGCGTGATCTTGCCGGCGAGGATATCGCCCGGCTCGACCTCGGCGCCGATATAGACGATGCCCGCCTCGTCGAGGTTGCGCAGCGCCTCCTCGCCGACGTTCGGGATGTCGCGCGTGATGTCCTCCGGCCCGAGCTTGGTGTCGCGGGCCATCACCTCGAACTCGTCGATATGGATCGACGTAAATACGTCGTCCTTCACGATCCGCTCGGAGATCAGGATCGAGTCCTCGTAATTATAGCCGTTCCACGGCATGAAGGCGACGAGCACATTGCGGCCCAGCGCCAGCTCGCCGAACTCGGTCGAGGGGCCGTCGGCGATGATCTCGCCCTTGCGCACCATGTCGCCCACCTTCACCAGCGGGCGCTGGTTGATGCAGGTCGACTGGTTGGAGCGCTGGAACTTCATCAGCGTGTAGATGTCGACGCCCGACTTGCCGGGCTCGACATCCTCGGTCGCGCGGATGACGATGCGGCCGGCATCCACCTGGTCGACGATGCCGGTGCGCTTGGCGCCGATCGCCGCGCCCGAATCGCGCGCCACCGTGCCTTCCATGCCGGTGCCGACGAACGGCGCCTCGGCCCGCACCAGCGGCACCGCCTGGCGCTGCATGTTCGAGCCCATCAGCGCGCGGTTGGCGTCGTCATTCTCGAGGAAGGGAATGAGCGAGGCCGCCACCGACACGAGCTGCTTGGGGCTCACGTCCATCAGCGTGATCTGGTCGCGCATCGCCATCAGGAACTCGCCACCCTCGCGGGCGGAGATCAGCTCCTCGACAAAGCCGCCATCGGCATCAAGCTCGGCATTGGCCTGGGCGATGGTGTGCTTGGCCTCTTCCATGGCAGAGAGGTAGACCACCTCGTTGCTGACCTTGCCGTCGATCACCTTGCGGTACGGCGTCTCGATGAAGCCGTATTTGTTGACGCGGCTGAAGCTGGCCAGCGAGTTGATCAGGCCGATATTCGGGCCTTCGGGCGTCTCGATCGGGCAGATCCGGCCATAATGCGTCGGATGCACGTCGCGCACCTCGAAGCCCGCGCGCTCGCGGGTGAGGCCGCCCGGCCCGAGCGCCGAGACGCGACGCTTGTGCGTCACCTCGGAGAGCGGGTTGGTCTGGTCCATGAACTGGCTGAGCTGCGACGAGCCGAAGAACTCGCGCACCGCCGCCACCGCCGGCTTGGCGTTGATCAGGTCGTTGGGCATGACGGTCGACACGTCGACCGAGGACATGCGCTCCTTCACCGCGCGCTCCATGCGGAGCAGGCCGACGCGATACTGGTTCTCGAGCAGCTCGCCCACCGAGCGGACGCGGCGGTTGCCGAGATTGTCGATATCGTCGATCTCGCCCTTGCCGTCCTTCAGGTCGACCAGCGTCTTCACCACCGCGAGAATGTCCTCGGTGCGGAGCGTGGTGACGGTATCCGGGCAATCCAGATCGAGGCGCATGTTGAGCTTCACCCGGCCCACGGCCGAGAGATCGTAGCGCTCGGGATCGAAGAACAGGCCGCCGAACAGCGCCTCGGCCGTCTCCTTCGTCGGCGGCTCGCCGGGGCGCATCACGCGGTAAATCTCGGACAGCGCATGATCGCGCTCCTCGACCTTGTCGGCCTTGAGCGTGTTGCGGATCCACGGACCGGTCGAGACATGGTCGATGTCGAGCAGCGCCAGCGATTCGAGGCCGGTAGCGTCGAGCTTGGCGAGATTCTCCTCGGTGACCTCGTCGCCGGCCTCGATATAGATCTCGCCGGTCTGCTCGTTGATGAGATCATAGGCCGAATAGCGGCCGAAGATTTCCTCGGTGGGGATCAGCAGCGTGGCAAGCCCGTCCTTGCCCGCCTTGTTGGCGGCGCGCGGGCTGATCTTGGTGCCGGCCGGGAACACGACCTCGCCGGTCTCCGCGTTCACCACGTCGAACATCGGCTTCTGGCCGCGCCAATTCTCCGCGACGAACGGCACCTTCCAGCCGCCCTCGCCACGCACATAGGTCTGCGTCTTGTAGAATTGGTTGAGGATCTCCTCGCCGCTCAGGCCCAGGGCATAGAGCAGCGTGGTGACCGGCAGCTTGCGCTTACGATCGATGCGGACGTTGACGATGTCCTTGGCGTCGAACTCGAAATCGAGCCAGGAGCCGCGATAGGGGATGACCCGCGCGGCGAAGAGATATTTGCCGCTGGCATGGGTCTTGCCGCGATCATGGTCGAACAGCACGCCCGGCGACCGGTGCATCTGGCTGACGATCACGCGCTCGGTGCCGTTGATGATGAAGGTGCCGTTCTCCGTCATGAGCGGCATGTCGCCCATGTAGACGTCCTGCTCCTTGATATCGATGAGCGACTTGATGCCCGTCTCGGGATCGACGTCGAACGACTGGAGCGACAGCTTGACCTTCATCGGCGCGGCGAAGGTGATGCCGCGCTGGCGGCACTCGTCCACGTCGAACTTGGGCTGCTCGAGCTCATAGCCCTCGATGCCCAGCTTGGCGGTGCCGGCGAAATCCTCGATCGGGAACACGCTGCGCAGCGTCTTCTCCAGGCCCGAGACATAGCCGATCGAGGGATCGGAGCGCAGGAACTGCTCGTAGCTCTCGCGCTGCACCTCGATAAGGTTCGGCATCTGCACGACTTCGTGGATGTTGCCGAACACCTTACGGATGCGCTTGGTAGCGCCGCTGCCGGTGCTGGTCTCGGGGGGAAGGGGCTTGGTCGCCATGGAACGTCCGTCCTCGCAGTTCGTCACGTGCGAAGCGCCTCGCAGCGCTTCCGCAGCCGGCGTGAAGGCGTCGCCCCCACGCAAAAAAGTGCGGTCCCCGGCTGTCGGAACCGCACTGCTGCACTCTTGCTACCCGCGCTCCCCTCCCATTCGTCGCGGCCCGTTGCGCAAGGCGGGCCGTGTCCCGAAGGGGAAGCGGGCGGCCGCACACGCGCGCGAGGCGAGCGAACGGCCACTGATTTCGGATCACCCCCATATAGCGAGTCATCCGGCGAAGAAAAGGGGCCTTCGCACGGCCCGTGCTTGGAGCCCCGGCCGCGGCGCGATAGGGCGGCGGCTTTGACGGAGTATCCCATGGCCAAGCCGATCCTGCTCGAAATCCCGCATCAGCTCGGCAAGGCCGAAGCCAAGCGCCGCATGGACGCGCGCGTCGACGAGGTCGGCACGCTCGTGCCCGGCGGCGCGCAGGTGACGCACCATTGGAGCGGGCCCGACAGCATGACGGTCTCGATCGCCGCCATGGGCCAGACGGTGACGGCCGAGATGGCGGTGGAAGAGGCGCTGGTGCGCGTCGCCGTCACCCTGCCGCTGATGCTGGGCATGATGGCGGGCCCGATCACCGAGCTGGTGCGCAGCAGCACCACCCGGCTGCTCGCCCCCTGAAGGCGGCGCCCGCGCGCGCCCGCATGCCGGGCGACCCGTTCCGGGCCGCGCGCCAACGAAAAGGGGCGACCCGTCGCCGGGCCGCGCGCCAACGAAAAGGGGCGACCCGTTGCCGGGCCGCCCCCTCGCGGTAAACCGATCGCCCGAAGGCGAAGGGACTTACTTCAGCTCGACGGTCGCGCCGGCGTCCTCGAGCTGCTTCTTGATCTTCTCGGCCTCGTCCTTCGACGCGCCTTCCTTCACCGGCTTGGGCGCGCCCTCGACGAGCGCCTTCGCCTCGGTCAGGCCGAGACCGGTGATCGCGCGGACTTCCTTGATCACGTTGATCTTCTTGCCACCGTCGCCGGTGAGGATCACGTCGAACTCGGTCTTCTCTTCGGCGGCCGGGGCACCGGCGCCGGCGCCGGCCGGAGCCGCAACCGCAACGGCGGCGGCGGCGGACACGCCCCAATGCTCCTCGAGCATCTTCGAGAGCTCGGCGGCCTCGAGGACGGTGAGCGCGGACAGGTCGTCGACGATCTTCTGCAGGTCAGCCATTGATAATCTCCATGCGTGGGGCGCGCGCGCCCCAAAGGGTCTTCAGTACAGGGTAGCGGGGTGGCCTTAGGCCGCCTCGTCCTTCTTCGCGTAGGCGGCGAACACGCGGGCAAGCTGCCCGGCGGGCGCCTGAACGATCTGCACCACCTTGGTCGCGGGGGCCTGCACGAGGCCCACGATCTTGGCGCGCAGCTCGTCGAGCGACGGCAGTTCGGCAAGCGCCTTCACGCCGTTCACGTCGAGGACGGTATCCCCCATCGCGCCGCCGACGATTTCCAACTTGTCGTTGGTCTTCGCGAAATCGACGACGGCCTTGGCGGCCGCCACCGGATCGGCGGAGGTCGAGAGCGCGGTCGGGCCGGTCAGCAGATCGCTGATCGCGGCATAGGACGTGCCCTCGGCGGCGATGCGGGCGAGGCGGTTCTTGGCAACCTTGTAGCTGGCGCCGGCTTCGCGCATCTTCGCCCGAAGCGCAGTGGACTGCGCGACGGTGAGCCCGAGATTGCGGGTGATGACCACCACGCCGCTCTCGGAGAAGGTACGGTTCAGTTCGGCGACCAGCTCGGACTTCTGAGCTCGATCCATGCCAATCTCCACTCACGGTACCGGCGGCCACATGCCGCCGGCGCATTGAGCCACGGTCCGGTACGCCGGCCCGTGACCCGTCCGGGGGGATTGTCATCGGCGCGCGCAGCTTCTGCACGGCAGACCCGGGCGCCATCGCACTGACTGGCCCGGCAAAACATGTCCCCGCCTATGCAGCCGAATTAAGGGGCCGATGCCCCAGCTGCAGTCTCGGACGGTCCACGGCCCGCCCCCGAAAGGGGACGGGCCGAGTCGGTTGGGGCCTATAGCCCCGAACAGCGGTCCCGTCACCCCCGAAAGGGCGACGGGCGATGATCAGGCGCCGAGTTCGGCGGTGTCCACCTTCACGCCCGGGCCCATCGTCGAGGAGATGGCGATCTTCTTGACGTACTTGCCCTTGGCGCCCGAGGGCTTGGCGCGCACCAGCGCATCCAGCAGCGCGTCGAAATTGGCGCGCAGATCCTCGGCCGGGAAGCTGGCCTTGCCGATGCCGCTGTGGATGATGCCCGCCTTCTCGACGCGATATTCCACCTGGCCACCCTTGGCGGCCTTCACCG contains:
- the rpoB gene encoding DNA-directed RNA polymerase subunit beta, whose amino-acid sequence is MATKPLPPETSTGSGATKRIRKVFGNIHEVVQMPNLIEVQRESYEQFLRSDPSIGYVSGLEKTLRSVFPIEDFAGTAKLGIEGYELEQPKFDVDECRQRGITFAAPMKVKLSLQSFDVDPETGIKSLIDIKEQDVYMGDMPLMTENGTFIINGTERVIVSQMHRSPGVLFDHDRGKTHASGKYLFAARVIPYRGSWLDFEFDAKDIVNVRIDRKRKLPVTTLLYALGLSGEEILNQFYKTQTYVRGEGGWKVPFVAENWRGQKPMFDVVNAETGEVVFPAGTKISPRAANKAGKDGLATLLIPTEEIFGRYSAYDLINEQTGEIYIEAGDEVTEENLAKLDATGLESLALLDIDHVSTGPWIRNTLKADKVEERDHALSEIYRVMRPGEPPTKETAEALFGGLFFDPERYDLSAVGRVKLNMRLDLDCPDTVTTLRTEDILAVVKTLVDLKDGKGEIDDIDNLGNRRVRSVGELLENQYRVGLLRMERAVKERMSSVDVSTVMPNDLINAKPAVAAVREFFGSSQLSQFMDQTNPLSEVTHKRRVSALGPGGLTRERAGFEVRDVHPTHYGRICPIETPEGPNIGLINSLASFSRVNKYGFIETPYRKVIDGKVSNEVVYLSAMEEAKHTIAQANAELDADGGFVEELISAREGGEFLMAMRDQITLMDVSPKQLVSVAASLIPFLENDDANRALMGSNMQRQAVPLVRAEAPFVGTGMEGTVARDSGAAIGAKRTGIVDQVDAGRIVIRATEDVEPGKSGVDIYTLMKFQRSNQSTCINQRPLVKVGDMVRKGEIIADGPSTEFGELALGRNVLVAFMPWNGYNYEDSILISERIVKDDVFTSIHIDEFEVMARDTKLGPEDITRDIPNVGEEALRNLDEAGIVYIGAEVEPGDILAGKITPKGESPMTPEEKLLRAIFGEKASDVRDTSLRLPPGVSGTVVDVRVFNRHGVDKDERALAIEREEIDRLAKDREDERAILNRATFSRLQPMLAGQIVAAGPKGIRKGAEITNEMLLEVEKRDWWKFAVADDAVQADLEAIKTQYDEAVTVLQKRYEDRVEKLQRGDELPPGVLKMVKVFVAVKRKLQPGDKMAGRHGNKGVISRILPAEDMPFLADGTPVDIVLNPLGVPSRMNVGQIFETHLGWAARGLGKQITEALETWREANPDATGGTAPTPVIERLKDAYGEQYHAEIEARSPDQIVEMAQLLKNGVPMATPVFDGAREADVAAMLRKAGLDESGQVELFDGRTGDAFDRKVTVGYIYMLKLHHLVDDKIHARSIGPYSLVTQQPLGGKAQFGGQRFGEMEVWALQAYGAAYTLQEMLTVKSDDVVGRTKVYEAIVKGDDTFEAGIPESFNVLVKEMRSLGLNVELLNDEDESGLAQAAE
- a CDS encoding polyhydroxyalkanoic acid system family protein, translating into MAKPILLEIPHQLGKAEAKRRMDARVDEVGTLVPGGAQVTHHWSGPDSMTVSIAAMGQTVTAEMAVEEALVRVAVTLPLMLGMMAGPITELVRSSTTRLLAP
- the rplL gene encoding 50S ribosomal protein L7/L12 — its product is MADLQKIVDDLSALTVLEAAELSKMLEEHWGVSAAAAVAVAAPAGAGAGAPAAEEKTEFDVILTGDGGKKINVIKEVRAITGLGLTEAKALVEGAPKPVKEGASKDEAEKIKKQLEDAGATVELK
- the rplJ gene encoding 50S ribosomal protein L10, which produces MDRAQKSELVAELNRTFSESGVVVITRNLGLTVAQSTALRAKMREAGASYKVAKNRLARIAAEGTSYAAISDLLTGPTALSTSADPVAAAKAVVDFAKTNDKLEIVGGAMGDTVLDVNGVKALAELPSLDELRAKIVGLVQAPATKVVQIVQAPAGQLARVFAAYAKKDEAA